In a single window of the bacterium genome:
- a CDS encoding citrate (Si)-synthase, with protein sequence MADTLTIIDNRTGKRYELPIRYGTYPTYGAHIPGAELRQIKASDDDFGLLSYDPAFMNTASCRSSITFIDGERGILRYRGYPIEQLAEHSTYLESAYLILHGELPTEAELREWTREITHHTLIHESIKKFMDGFHYDAHPMGILVSTVAALSTFYPEARNVQDPETRRRQIIRLIAKMPTIAAFAYRHRMGLPYAYPDNELSFTGNFLSMMYRMTEARYHPEPVLERALDVLFILHLDHEQNCSTNAMRSVGSSLADPYVCVAAAAAALYGPLHGGANEQVLRMLQEIGSKDRVPEYIKRVKQGEFRLMGFGHRVYKNYDPRARILKEMAEQVLEVTGRNPLLDVAMELERIALEDEYFVSRRLYPNVDFYSGIIYQAMGFPVEMFPVLFAIPRTAGWLAQWQEMLTDPEQRIARPRQIYTGPDARDYVPLSER encoded by the coding sequence ATGGCGGACACCCTGACGATCATCGACAATCGCACGGGCAAGCGTTACGAACTGCCCATCCGGTACGGGACCTACCCCACCTACGGCGCGCACATTCCCGGCGCGGAGCTCCGACAGATCAAGGCATCCGACGACGATTTCGGCCTGCTCAGCTACGACCCCGCGTTCATGAACACGGCCTCGTGCAGGAGCTCCATCACGTTCATTGACGGAGAGCGAGGCATCCTGCGCTACCGCGGCTACCCCATCGAGCAGCTCGCGGAGCACAGCACCTACCTCGAATCCGCGTACCTCATCCTGCACGGCGAGTTGCCCACCGAGGCGGAGCTGCGGGAGTGGACCCGTGAGATCACCCACCACACGCTCATTCACGAGAGCATCAAGAAGTTCATGGACGGGTTCCACTACGACGCCCACCCGATGGGCATCCTGGTGAGCACCGTTGCGGCGCTCTCGACCTTCTACCCGGAGGCGCGCAACGTCCAGGACCCCGAGACGAGGCGCCGGCAGATCATCCGGCTGATCGCGAAGATGCCCACGATCGCCGCCTTCGCCTACCGGCATCGCATGGGCCTGCCGTACGCCTACCCGGACAACGAGCTGAGCTTCACGGGCAACTTCCTGAGCATGATGTACCGCATGACCGAAGCGCGGTACCATCCGGAGCCCGTGCTCGAACGCGCGCTCGACGTGCTGTTCATCCTGCACCTGGACCACGAGCAGAACTGCAGCACGAACGCGATGCGCAGCGTGGGCAGCTCGCTGGCCGATCCGTACGTCTGCGTGGCCGCGGCGGCGGCTGCGCTGTACGGGCCGCTGCACGGCGGGGCCAACGAGCAGGTGCTGCGCATGCTCCAGGAGATCGGCAGCAAGGACCGGGTCCCGGAATACATCAAGCGGGTCAAGCAGGGCGAGTTCCGGCTGATGGGCTTCGGCCATCGCGTCTACAAGAACTACGACCCGCGCGCCCGCATCCTCAAGGAAATGGCAGAGCAGGTGCTCGAGGTCACGGGCCGCAACCCGCTGCTCGACGTGGCGATGGAGCTGGAGCGCATCGCGCTCGAGGACGAGTACTTCGTCTCGCGCCGGCTGTACCCGAACGTGGACTTCTACTCGGGGATCATCTACCAAGCGATGGGGTTCCCCGTCGAGATGTTCCCCGTGCTGTTCGCGATCCCGCGCACGGCGGGCTGGCTCGCGCAGTGGCAGGAGATGCTGACCGACCCCGAACAGCGGATCGCCCGGCCGCGCCAGATCTACACGGGGCCGGACGCCCGGGACTACGTGCCGCTGTCCGAGCGCTGA
- a CDS encoding TonB-dependent receptor: MRISIIGRAGRRAPSAGGAVLGVLLLVLCSALPAAGQPSGRIEAVISAASGAPLAGAEVRIEPAGLAGVTGPDGRAVLGPLAAGEYTIVVRLIGYRQARRTVRVDAGETALLRIALADDPIRLDALEVAVLRPDLRPATTLDERRVAEANAHDPGAVLRSLPGLDAVRRGALGLDPVVRGLRETQLGVYVDGARSFPGGPGGMDTPLSHVDPSAIKSLEVIKGPYALTWGAGNMSAIRVETLPLPADGAAPLRGRIFSGYDSNLDAAEFGGEATGVVGGIAYALGGGWRRGDDYTAGGGAVVPARFRSGEARAKLGFAVTANSRLVLAGSFQAQRDIAYPGRPLDAEYFDVLNGSARWELSRPDGALRGVDALVYAYSIDHEMNNDRKPTARPDPSRMPPFPLDIDTYSGIRVYGGRLAAHLDAGRDWRLEVGGDVYHASHDARRRTDRRDTGDPVSRDLIWGDARIADAGLFARAERRVGILDISAAVRLDRVWADADSVSEFFRENVTGELEARETNLSGALTAAVPLGTHWRLSVGLGSVVRTADANERYSDRNPARKMQIGAEFMGDPSLEPERSTQVDLWLEANYPRLALSFNVFGRRIDDHITIEPTDLPRRSAMSAPTVYRYVNGEATYWGTEAMATVRLPHALTLSAAAAYLYGRDDTLDEPAFGVPPLRGDVRLRWEPGYRGLFLEGAWRGVARQDRAATSRGEVPTPGYTTLDVHGGIELGRRMRLRAGVDNLTDESVINHLNATNPFTGARILEPGRVFSVRADVRL, from the coding sequence ATGCGCATTTCGATCATCGGGCGCGCGGGTCGTCGCGCGCCGTCAGCCGGAGGCGCCGTGCTCGGTGTGCTCCTGCTGGTGCTGTGCTCTGCCCTGCCGGCCGCCGGCCAGCCGAGCGGCCGGATCGAAGCCGTCATCTCGGCCGCATCCGGCGCGCCGCTCGCGGGCGCGGAGGTCCGTATCGAGCCCGCCGGCCTCGCCGGGGTGACGGGCCCCGACGGCCGGGCCGTGCTCGGGCCCCTCGCCGCGGGCGAATACACGATCGTCGTGCGCCTCATCGGCTACCGCCAGGCGCGGCGCACCGTCCGCGTGGACGCCGGCGAGACCGCCCTGCTCCGGATCGCTCTGGCCGATGACCCGATCCGTCTCGACGCGCTCGAGGTCGCCGTGCTCCGGCCGGACCTGCGGCCGGCCACGACGCTGGACGAGCGCCGCGTGGCGGAAGCCAACGCCCACGACCCGGGTGCCGTTCTACGTTCGCTCCCGGGTCTCGACGCGGTGCGCCGTGGCGCGCTGGGGTTGGACCCCGTGGTGCGCGGCCTACGCGAGACGCAGCTCGGCGTCTACGTGGACGGCGCGCGGAGTTTCCCGGGCGGGCCGGGTGGCATGGACACGCCGCTCTCCCACGTGGACCCGTCGGCGATCAAGTCCCTCGAGGTGATCAAGGGCCCGTACGCGTTGACGTGGGGCGCGGGCAACATGAGCGCCATCCGCGTCGAGACGCTGCCGCTGCCCGCGGACGGCGCAGCGCCGCTCCGCGGCCGGATCTTCAGCGGCTACGACTCGAACCTGGATGCCGCCGAGTTCGGGGGCGAGGCAACGGGCGTGGTCGGCGGCATCGCGTACGCCCTGGGGGGCGGCTGGCGGCGGGGCGACGACTACACCGCCGGCGGCGGCGCCGTGGTCCCGGCGCGGTTCCGGAGCGGCGAGGCCCGGGCGAAGCTCGGCTTCGCGGTCACCGCCAACTCGCGCCTCGTGCTCGCGGGCTCGTTCCAGGCGCAGCGTGACATCGCCTACCCGGGCCGGCCGCTCGATGCCGAGTACTTCGATGTGCTGAACGGCTCGGCCCGCTGGGAGCTGAGCCGGCCGGATGGCGCGCTGCGTGGCGTGGACGCGCTGGTCTACGCGTACAGCATCGACCACGAGATGAACAACGACCGCAAGCCCACGGCGCGGCCCGACCCGTCCCGCATGCCGCCGTTCCCGCTCGACATCGACACCTACTCCGGGATCCGGGTCTACGGCGGCCGCCTGGCCGCCCACCTCGACGCGGGCCGCGACTGGCGGCTCGAGGTGGGCGGCGACGTCTATCACGCGTCCCACGACGCGCGGCGCCGCACCGACCGGCGCGACACGGGCGACCCCGTCTCGCGCGACCTGATCTGGGGCGACGCGCGCATCGCCGATGCCGGCTTGTTCGCCCGGGCCGAGCGGCGCGTGGGCATCCTCGACATCTCGGCCGCCGTACGCCTCGACCGGGTCTGGGCCGATGCGGACAGCGTGAGCGAGTTTTTCCGGGAGAACGTCACCGGCGAACTCGAGGCGCGGGAGACCAACCTGAGCGGTGCGCTCACCGCGGCCGTGCCGCTCGGCACACACTGGCGGCTGTCAGTGGGACTCGGCTCGGTGGTCCGGACCGCGGATGCCAACGAGCGGTACTCGGACCGCAACCCGGCGCGCAAGATGCAGATCGGAGCGGAGTTCATGGGCGACCCGTCGCTGGAGCCCGAGCGCAGCACCCAGGTGGACCTGTGGCTCGAGGCCAACTATCCGCGGCTCGCCCTCTCGTTCAACGTCTTCGGCCGCCGTATCGACGATCACATCACCATCGAGCCGACCGACCTGCCGCGCCGCAGCGCCATGAGCGCGCCGACCGTCTACCGCTACGTGAACGGCGAGGCGACCTACTGGGGCACGGAGGCCATGGCCACGGTCCGGCTGCCGCATGCGCTCACCCTCTCCGCCGCGGCGGCGTACCTCTACGGCCGGGACGACACGCTGGACGAGCCGGCGTTCGGCGTGCCGCCGCTCCGGGGCGACGTGCGCCTGCGCTGGGAGCCGGGTTATCGGGGACTCTTCCTGGAAGGCGCGTGGCGCGGCGTCGCCCGGCAGGACCGCGCCGCCACCTCCCGCGGCGAAGTGCCGACGCCGGGCTACACCACGCTCGATGTGCACGGAGGCATCGAGCTGGGCCGCCGCATGCGCCTCCGCGCCGGCGTCGACAACCTGACCGACGAGTCGGTGATCAACCACCTGAACGCCACGAACCCGTTCACGGGAGCGCGGATCCTGGAGCCCGGCCGCGTCTTCTCCGTGCGCGCGGACGTGCGGCTCTGA
- a CDS encoding phosphate permease — protein sequence MTVGLIILAIALAAAFYMAWTIGANDVANAMGTSVGSGALTLVSAILLAAVFEFGGAVVLGASVTETISKGIVETALFDPSGPLGEDGPVLLALGMICALLASAIWLHAATFLGMPVSTTHSIVGAVFGIGIVSFGFRGVDWGTMLQIVMSWLVSPLLGGVLAFGTFITVRRLILESPDPVAATRRYAPYIIGVVVGVMTLSFIYKVLSRRFEAPSVLLSLLIAAGLGAAVGAVAGAFVRATRPARDAGTFTYVERVFALLQIATACFVAFAHGANDVANAVGPLAAVVTLYQTGFTEVVGRVGVPTWTLFLGGGGIVLGLATLGHRVIATIGRQITEITPTRGFSAEFGAATTVLVASSLGLPISTTHTLVGGVIGVGFGHGIAALNLTTVRRIVTSWVATVPVAAVVAAVLFVIARAVVL from the coding sequence ATGACCGTCGGGCTCATCATTCTCGCCATCGCCCTCGCCGCGGCGTTCTACATGGCGTGGACGATCGGCGCAAACGATGTCGCCAACGCAATGGGGACGTCGGTCGGCTCGGGCGCGCTGACGCTGGTCAGCGCGATCCTGCTGGCCGCCGTGTTCGAGTTCGGTGGCGCGGTCGTGCTCGGGGCCAGCGTGACGGAGACGATCAGCAAGGGGATCGTCGAGACCGCGCTCTTCGACCCCTCGGGACCGCTGGGTGAGGATGGCCCGGTGCTGCTCGCGCTGGGCATGATCTGCGCGCTGCTCGCCTCCGCCATCTGGCTGCATGCCGCGACGTTTCTCGGGATGCCCGTCTCGACCACGCACTCGATCGTGGGAGCGGTCTTCGGCATCGGGATCGTGAGCTTCGGCTTCCGCGGCGTGGACTGGGGCACCATGCTCCAGATCGTCATGAGCTGGCTGGTCTCGCCGCTCCTCGGCGGGGTGCTGGCGTTCGGGACCTTCATCACGGTACGGCGGCTGATCCTCGAGAGTCCGGATCCCGTCGCCGCGACGCGGCGCTACGCGCCGTACATCATCGGGGTCGTGGTCGGGGTCATGACGCTCTCGTTCATCTACAAGGTCCTCAGCCGCCGTTTCGAGGCCCCGTCCGTTCTGTTGAGCCTGCTCATCGCCGCAGGGCTGGGCGCCGCGGTCGGCGCGGTCGCCGGCGCGTTCGTGCGGGCGACGAGGCCCGCGCGGGACGCCGGCACGTTCACCTACGTCGAGCGGGTCTTCGCACTGCTCCAGATCGCGACCGCGTGTTTCGTCGCCTTCGCCCACGGCGCCAACGACGTGGCGAACGCGGTGGGTCCACTCGCGGCGGTGGTCACTCTGTACCAGACCGGATTCACCGAGGTGGTGGGCCGGGTGGGGGTGCCGACGTGGACGCTGTTCCTCGGCGGCGGCGGCATCGTGCTCGGCCTGGCCACCCTGGGCCACAGGGTCATCGCGACCATCGGCCGGCAGATCACGGAGATCACGCCGACCCGCGGCTTCAGCGCCGAGTTCGGCGCGGCGACGACGGTGCTCGTCGCCAGCTCCCTCGGGCTGCCCATCTCGACGACGCACACGCTGGTCGGCGGCGTGATCGGCGTCGGCTTCGGCCACGGCATCGCCGCCCTCAACCTCACGACCGTGCGGCGCATCGTGACCTCCTGGGTCGCGACCGTCCCGGTCGCCGCGGTGGTGGCCGCCGTGCTCTTCGTGATCGCGCGGGCCGTCGTGCTGTGA
- a CDS encoding TIGR00153 family protein: MAVLQIHRWAPPCRGTVPRAGHATRGAIGPGTADRLDPAGAGPAGLSSGARPRPARSGRVKTRRSLGPARRAIRPGEAGRAPGRGVPRARRPARPGLSRTGFVACEPPASGRCWLLAPPRYGHGPRRTLSSAAAESQDRKALTREGHVRSILGLFAKSPFGPLAEHTQRVHDTVVLIRPMMEAFLEGDWTRTQEIYERISRLEHDADVIKNDIRDHLPKSLFLPVDRGDVLLFLREQDRVADAAEDLGVLLTMRRTPTPPAMKRVVLDLVDSVIRTSEAWFEAAAELPTLQEASFAGAEVDKMMERIKRVSDLEWEADQRQATASKVLFEHEEEIGAVSVMMWMNILRVLGAVANHAENSADMLRLMMARR, translated from the coding sequence GTGGCAGTCCTTCAGATCCATCGTTGGGCTCCTCCGTGCAGGGGGACGGTTCCCCGGGCCGGGCACGCGACCCGAGGCGCGATCGGGCCGGGCACGGCGGACCGGCTCGATCCTGCGGGCGCAGGGCCCGCCGGGCTGTCGAGCGGGGCACGACCCCGACCGGCTCGATCCGGGCGGGTGAAGACCCGCCGCTCCCTGGGGCCGGCCCGCCGGGCGATCCGGCCAGGCGAGGCCGGCCGGGCGCCTGGAAGAGGCGTGCCGCGGGCGCGGCGCCCGGCCCGACCCGGCCTTTCCCGCACCGGCTTCGTCGCCTGCGAGCCGCCGGCCAGCGGGCGGTGCTGGCTCCTGGCTCCGCCCCGCTATGGCCACGGGCCCCGACGCACGCTATCTTCGGCCGCCGCCGAAAGTCAGGATCGCAAAGCTCTGACGAGGGAGGGCCACGTGCGTTCCATCCTCGGGCTGTTCGCGAAGTCGCCGTTCGGGCCGCTGGCGGAGCACACGCAGCGGGTGCACGACACGGTCGTCCTGATCCGGCCCATGATGGAGGCGTTCCTCGAGGGCGACTGGACGCGCACGCAGGAGATCTACGAGCGGATCTCCCGCCTCGAGCACGACGCGGATGTGATCAAGAACGACATCCGGGACCACCTGCCCAAGTCGCTGTTCCTGCCCGTCGATCGCGGCGACGTGCTGCTCTTCCTGAGAGAGCAGGACCGCGTGGCCGACGCCGCAGAGGACCTGGGCGTGCTGCTCACCATGCGGCGCACGCCCACGCCGCCCGCCATGAAGCGCGTGGTCCTCGACCTCGTGGACAGCGTGATCCGGACGAGCGAGGCGTGGTTCGAGGCCGCGGCCGAGCTGCCGACGCTCCAGGAGGCGTCGTTCGCCGGCGCCGAGGTCGACAAGATGATGGAGCGCATCAAGCGTGTTTCCGACCTGGAGTGGGAAGCGGACCAGCGGCAGGCCACCGCCTCGAAGGTGTTGTTCGAGCACGAGGAAGAGATCGGTGCAGTATCCGTGATGATGTGGATGAACATCCTACGTGTGCTCGGCGCAGTGGCGAACCACGCCGAGAATTCGGCGGACATGCTGCGTCTCATGATGGCCCGCCGATGA